Proteins encoded together in one Acidobacteriota bacterium window:
- a CDS encoding thrombospondin type 3 repeat-containing protein → MPGNWWIVVDTGTDVNPGEDGILTKSTSRADVRLKSWFDPADTTLGAPVVLLAELQDGGIPLTGATAWATITDRQGTEHDVFLKDDGGPPDTVAGDGVYSGNYIYTSVSGIHSAEVRAEGFRLDGQDFRRTSYAPLNVSSDRISLDDIYSDRLVDTGGTAAADFLEIDVQVTVHQAASFHITGTLSESPAAAGELAHATTDAGVLVPGVHLLTLRFDGPTIRASGVDGPYWLSRVELVNVDENYASCDSRTDAYETGPYAATDFEFGDLDEDGVADDADNCPRVSNADQGDLDGDGSGDACDNCPAVPNGDQADRDGDGVGDACDVCPETPDSAQEDRDGDGTGNACDSDADADGIANAQDCDPLDDTRWFQPSEVTGLIVLQDNLTIRWDPQTADDGSIVTYDAIKGDVADLEVSGRFDDALCLLHRGSAPETTDDHTPVAGKAVYYLARARTGCAEGTWGLDRFIDACP, encoded by the coding sequence ATGCCCGGCAACTGGTGGATTGTTGTAGACACGGGGACGGATGTGAATCCCGGCGAAGACGGCATCCTGACCAAGTCTACCTCACGGGCCGACGTGCGTTTGAAGTCCTGGTTCGATCCTGCCGACACGACCCTCGGCGCACCAGTCGTCCTTCTGGCTGAATTGCAGGATGGCGGTATTCCGCTGACCGGTGCGACAGCCTGGGCCACGATTACCGATCGGCAGGGTACCGAGCACGATGTTTTTCTCAAGGATGACGGTGGCCCGCCCGATACTGTCGCCGGTGACGGGGTATACAGCGGGAACTACATCTACACGTCCGTGTCGGGGATTCACTCGGCCGAGGTGCGGGCCGAGGGTTTCAGGCTCGACGGGCAGGATTTCCGCAGGACGAGCTACGCGCCGCTGAATGTGTCGAGCGACCGGATTTCCCTGGACGACATCTACTCTGATCGCCTCGTGGATACCGGAGGCACGGCTGCTGCGGATTTCCTGGAGATCGATGTGCAGGTGACAGTGCATCAGGCGGCTTCCTTTCATATCACGGGTACGCTCTCGGAGTCTCCCGCGGCCGCCGGCGAATTGGCCCATGCGACCACCGATGCGGGTGTCCTGGTCCCGGGGGTTCACCTGTTGACGCTCCGATTCGACGGGCCAACCATTCGCGCGTCGGGAGTCGATGGCCCCTACTGGCTTAGCCGGGTAGAGCTCGTCAATGTTGACGAAAACTACGCATCGTGCGACTCGAGAACGGACGCGTATGAGACGGGTCCCTATGCTGCCACGGACTTCGAATTTGGGGATCTCGACGAAGATGGAGTCGCCGACGACGCAGACAATTGTCCGCGAGTCTCCAACGCCGATCAGGGCGACCTGGACGGAGACGGCAGCGGCGACGCCTGCGACAACTGTCCGGCGGTGCCCAACGGTGACCAGGCCGATCGTGACGGGGATGGAGTCGGCGACGCGTGTGATGTCTGTCCGGAAACGCCGGATTCGGCCCAGGAGGATCGTGATGGCGACGGGACCGGGAACGCCTGCGACAGTGACGCCGACGCGGACGGGATTGCGAACGCGCAAGACTGCGATCCGCTCGACGACACGCGATGGTTCCAGCCGAGCGAGGTGACCGGACTGATCGTGCTGCAAGACAATCTGACGATCCGTTGGGATCCACAGACCGCCGATGACGGATCGATCGTGACCTACGACGCGATCAAGGGTGACGTGGCGGACCTCGAGGTGAGCGGACGATTCGACGACGCGCTGTGCTTGCTGCATCGGGGGTCGGCACCTGAGACCACCGATGACCATACGCCAGTGGCGGGCAAGGCGGTCTACTACCTTGCTCGCGCTCGTACCGGCTGCGCTGAAGGAACGTGGGGCCTTGACCGTTTCATCGACGCTTGTCCGTAG